The proteins below are encoded in one region of Nitrospira sp.:
- a CDS encoding S-adenosylmethionine synthetase: MIVPLILESQRDPLGEDEVEIVERKGLGHPDTICDLVMESVAMGLSQAYLKTCGRVLHFNADKGMLVAGQVDVRFGRGAMLVPMRLVMGDRATLVWRKRRILVKDIAKRTFKRHLPLINPVQDVEFEVELRPTSEELQSVAERYREPVANDTSATVGYAPMTPTERLVFQVEQFLNGPTFKKEFPDTGQDVKVLGVRTGRELAVTIAMPFLAPLIRRESEYFKRKASVTRVAGDFVRREVEGGYFPNVCLNMLDRPGHGAAGAYLTLLGTSAEAGDSGEVGRGNRVCRVISLHRPASAEAAAGKNPMAHVGKIYNVLAQVLAEDIHAHVPGLYDVTVWMTSQIGKPIASPHSVVVTVTLTREATLDAVRPRIQRRVDLAFSRLGTFCRALAQGRYAVC, from the coding sequence ATGATCGTGCCCTTGATTCTTGAGTCTCAACGAGATCCTCTCGGAGAAGATGAGGTCGAGATCGTCGAGCGGAAGGGCCTGGGCCATCCCGATACGATTTGCGATCTCGTCATGGAGTCTGTCGCGATGGGACTGTCGCAAGCCTATCTCAAGACCTGTGGCCGAGTGCTTCATTTCAACGCCGACAAGGGGATGTTGGTGGCCGGACAGGTCGATGTCCGATTTGGAAGAGGTGCGATGCTGGTGCCGATGCGGCTTGTCATGGGCGATCGCGCCACGTTGGTTTGGCGGAAGAGGCGCATCCTGGTGAAAGACATCGCCAAGAGGACGTTCAAACGGCATCTGCCTCTGATCAATCCGGTCCAGGATGTCGAATTCGAGGTGGAGTTACGGCCGACGTCGGAGGAGTTGCAGTCGGTGGCAGAGCGATACCGGGAACCAGTGGCCAATGACACGTCTGCCACCGTGGGGTACGCCCCGATGACACCCACTGAGCGGCTGGTGTTCCAGGTCGAGCAGTTCCTGAACGGTCCGACTTTTAAGAAGGAGTTCCCGGACACGGGGCAAGACGTAAAAGTTCTGGGCGTTCGGACAGGCAGAGAATTGGCTGTCACCATCGCGATGCCGTTTCTGGCTCCCCTGATCAGAAGGGAGTCCGAATATTTCAAGCGAAAGGCGTCGGTCACTCGAGTCGCTGGGGATTTTGTGAGACGTGAGGTTGAAGGGGGTTACTTCCCGAACGTCTGCCTCAACATGCTGGATAGGCCCGGTCACGGCGCGGCCGGTGCGTACCTGACTCTCTTGGGCACCTCGGCGGAAGCGGGAGATTCCGGCGAGGTTGGACGAGGAAATCGCGTGTGCCGGGTGATTTCGCTTCATCGCCCGGCCAGTGCCGAAGCGGCGGCCGGCAAGAACCCCATGGCCCACGTGGGGAAAATCTACAATGTGTTGGCGCAGGTGCTGGCGGAAGATATTCATGCTCATGTGCCCGGCTTGTACGACGTGACGGTGTGGATGACGAGTCAAATCGGCAAGCCGATTGCGTCGCCGCACAGCGTGGTTGTCACGGTGACATTGACCCGCGAGGCGACTCTTGACGCGGTTCGGCCGAGAATCCAGCGTCGAGTCGACCTGGCCTTTTCGAGACTAGGAACTTTCTGCCGGGCATTGGCGCAGGGTCGGTATGCGGTGTGCTGA
- the mrcB gene encoding penicillin-binding protein 1B: MARRRVRQSVFFLFGGPVLAAVLAFACYGLYLVTTLTLPKGEEHPPLLIYGAPFPLKPEQSIAETHLLERLSRLGYREVSEGPSHPGEYRVSGSALDLYLHGQEDLHVPAERVRLQLDRGRITGLSSPVQDGRLVSAALEPQLISGLRGVSRQVRTWLPLREIPPLLVDTILEVEDHRFYWHPGIDPIAIGRAVVANVVRGGVVQGGSTITQQLAKNLFYSPKRTLTRKFQEAVASLVLEMKYSKDEILEGYLNEIYLGQAGSVGIYGVAAAAQSYFGKQVDDLSIEEVALIAGLIKGPNTYSPLRDKDLAKRRRDIVLGRLRDTGKLTGEEWGAAVDRPVQVFPLQHVVADAPYFVDYLLSQVESGGLQIPSGAKVYTTLDPVLQRLAADSLQQGLTQLEAAYPILKRDDEPLQGALVVMDPRAGEVLAMVGGRDYRLSQFNRAVQAKRQPGSLFKPFVYLAAFEGQYGDETGPITAATTLLDEPVAFESGAGSWSPQNYDRQFRGKVTVREALEHSLNVPVVRVAHKLGARRVADVARQLGIRSPLDANLTLALGASSVSLLEMVSGYAVLAHEGIATSPTPLRQVVSEEGDPLWHAIGERHQVVSPQAAYLVTSLLKGVVDRGTATKARALGLTAVVAGKTGTTDGYRDAWFIGYTPEYVIGIWIGFDDGHELKLSAAQAALPIWARLARQVIPAASPDFAIPSGVMSVEIDPHTGQLATDRCPEKVVEVFIQGTEPTVYCEVHGGGLWERFKRTFGL, encoded by the coding sequence GTGGCCCGTCGTAGGGTTCGACAGAGTGTCTTCTTCCTCTTCGGTGGTCCCGTCTTGGCCGCGGTTCTCGCGTTTGCGTGCTATGGCCTCTACCTTGTCACGACGCTGACCTTACCAAAGGGCGAGGAACACCCGCCACTCTTGATTTATGGTGCCCCGTTTCCGCTGAAGCCCGAACAATCGATCGCCGAGACGCATCTGCTGGAACGATTGAGCCGGCTCGGGTACCGGGAAGTATCCGAAGGTCCGAGCCACCCGGGCGAGTATCGCGTGAGCGGGTCGGCGCTTGATCTGTATTTGCATGGCCAGGAGGACCTTCATGTGCCGGCCGAGCGGGTTCGTCTACAGCTGGACCGAGGGCGCATCACGGGCTTGTCCTCGCCGGTTCAGGACGGGAGACTGGTGAGCGCCGCACTCGAGCCGCAACTGATCAGCGGATTGCGAGGCGTGTCGCGCCAAGTACGCACGTGGCTGCCTCTCCGGGAAATTCCCCCGTTGCTGGTCGACACGATTTTGGAGGTGGAGGACCATCGATTCTACTGGCATCCCGGGATCGATCCCATCGCTATTGGACGCGCCGTCGTGGCGAATGTGGTACGCGGAGGCGTGGTGCAGGGAGGGAGCACGATCACGCAACAGTTGGCCAAAAATCTTTTTTACTCTCCCAAACGGACTCTGACCCGAAAATTTCAGGAGGCCGTGGCCTCGCTCGTACTCGAGATGAAGTATAGCAAGGACGAAATCCTCGAGGGCTATCTCAACGAGATTTATCTCGGGCAGGCCGGGTCGGTAGGGATCTACGGGGTGGCGGCGGCTGCTCAGAGTTATTTCGGCAAGCAGGTCGACGACCTGTCGATCGAAGAGGTCGCTCTGATCGCGGGATTGATCAAGGGGCCGAATACGTATTCGCCGCTGAGGGATAAGGATCTGGCCAAGCGACGCCGCGATATTGTGCTTGGCCGGCTCCGCGATACTGGGAAGTTGACGGGTGAGGAGTGGGGCGCGGCGGTCGATCGTCCGGTCCAGGTGTTTCCCCTCCAGCATGTGGTGGCGGACGCCCCATACTTCGTGGATTACCTGCTGTCGCAGGTTGAAAGCGGTGGTCTCCAGATCCCGTCCGGTGCGAAGGTGTACACGACGCTCGATCCGGTGCTGCAGCGGTTGGCCGCCGACTCATTGCAGCAGGGTCTGACGCAGTTGGAAGCCGCCTATCCCATACTCAAGCGTGACGACGAGCCTTTGCAGGGCGCCCTGGTGGTGATGGACCCGCGTGCGGGCGAAGTGTTGGCCATGGTGGGGGGACGCGACTACAGACTCAGTCAATTCAATCGAGCCGTACAGGCGAAGCGCCAGCCGGGATCTCTTTTCAAGCCGTTCGTCTATTTAGCCGCGTTCGAAGGACAATACGGCGACGAGACGGGGCCCATCACGGCCGCCACAACGCTGCTTGACGAGCCGGTGGCCTTCGAGTCCGGCGCCGGATCATGGTCTCCCCAAAATTACGATCGGCAGTTCCGAGGAAAGGTCACGGTGCGCGAGGCGCTCGAACATTCGCTGAACGTGCCGGTGGTGCGGGTCGCGCATAAGCTGGGCGCCAGGCGCGTGGCGGACGTCGCCCGGCAGCTAGGTATTCGGAGTCCATTGGATGCAAATTTGACCCTGGCTCTTGGCGCTTCCTCCGTGTCGCTGCTCGAAATGGTGAGCGGATATGCCGTGCTGGCTCATGAGGGCATTGCAACGTCCCCGACCCCGCTTCGGCAAGTAGTCAGCGAAGAGGGCGATCCTCTGTGGCACGCGATCGGAGAGCGCCATCAAGTGGTGTCCCCCCAGGCCGCGTACCTGGTCACGTCTCTGCTCAAGGGGGTTGTCGATCGCGGAACCGCTACAAAGGCGCGCGCATTAGGCTTGACCGCGGTTGTCGCGGGAAAGACCGGTACGACGGACGGGTACCGGGACGCTTGGTTCATCGGGTACACGCCCGAGTACGTGATCGGCATCTGGATCGGATTCGACGACGGGCATGAGCTGAAACTGAGCGCGGCCCAGGCGGCGCTGCCGATCTGGGCGCGGTTGGCCCGGCAGGTGATTCCGGCGGCGTCTCCCGATTTTGCGATTCCCTCCGGCGTCATGAGCGTGGAGATCGATCCGCATACCGGTCAACTCGCAACTGACCGCTGCCCCGAGAAAGTGGTCGAGGTCTTCATACAAGGCACGGAGCCGACCGTCTACTGCGAAGTGCACGGCGGTGGATTGTGGGAGCGATTCAAACGCACCTTTGGCTTGTGA
- a CDS encoding nucleotide-diphosphate-sugar epimerase produces MSDKKVIAAVGATGQQGGGLVRAIINDRSGGYAVRALTRDPRSEKAKALEALGAEVVAANLDDPLTLARAFEGVYGAFCLTNFWEHFSPEKELAQAAMMAQAAKDARVHHVIWSTLEDTRRWVPLSDARMPTLMGKYKVPHFDAKGEADAVFTRLGVPTTFLLTSFYWENLIFFGMGPKKRSDGQLVFTLPMGDKKLPGIGVDDIGKCAYGIFKNGREYIGKTVGVAGDHLTGAEMAMALSNALGQTVHHQAMSFEAYRNLGFPGADDLGNMFQFKHDFNEMFCGVRPLDVSRSLNPSLQSFERWLAQNKTRIPLG; encoded by the coding sequence ATGAGCGACAAGAAAGTGATCGCGGCGGTGGGAGCGACGGGACAACAAGGCGGCGGCCTCGTGCGGGCGATCATTAATGATCGAAGCGGCGGATATGCGGTGCGCGCGTTGACCCGCGACCCTCGATCCGAGAAGGCCAAGGCGTTGGAGGCGCTGGGCGCGGAGGTGGTGGCCGCGAATTTGGACGACCCACTCACGCTGGCTCGAGCGTTTGAGGGGGTCTACGGTGCATTCTGTCTCACGAATTTTTGGGAGCACTTTTCTCCGGAAAAGGAATTGGCCCAGGCCGCGATGATGGCGCAGGCGGCGAAAGACGCCCGTGTGCATCATGTGATCTGGTCCACGTTGGAGGACACTCGACGATGGGTACCCCTCAGCGATGCACGCATGCCGACGCTGATGGGCAAGTATAAGGTGCCGCACTTTGACGCGAAAGGCGAGGCCGACGCCGTGTTTACCAGGCTGGGAGTGCCGACGACGTTCTTGCTCACGTCCTTCTATTGGGAGAACCTTATCTTTTTTGGTATGGGACCGAAAAAACGTTCCGATGGACAGCTGGTGTTCACCCTGCCGATGGGCGACAAGAAGCTGCCGGGCATTGGGGTTGACGATATCGGCAAGTGCGCCTACGGCATTTTCAAGAACGGCCGCGAGTATATCGGGAAAACCGTGGGTGTAGCCGGCGACCATTTGACGGGAGCCGAGATGGCGATGGCGCTGAGCAACGCCCTGGGTCAGACGGTGCACCATCAGGCAATGTCATTCGAGGCCTACCGAAATCTTGGATTTCCCGGAGCCGACGACCTGGGAAATATGTTTCAATTCAAACATGACTTCAACGAGATGTTTTGTGGCGTCCGCCCCCTCGACGTGTCCCGCAGCCTTAATCCCTCGCTGCAATCGTTCGAACGATGGCTGGCGCAAAATAAGACTCGGATCCCGTTGGGCTAG
- a CDS encoding BolA family transcriptional regulator → MITPDALTNHVRMSLPDAIVTVSDKTGTMDHLKVVVVSSHFSGKSLLDRHRMIYQALDAPLKDGRIHALELTAKTPDEQ, encoded by the coding sequence ATGATAACTCCAGACGCCCTGACCAACCACGTGAGAATGAGCTTGCCGGATGCGATCGTGACGGTCTCGGACAAAACCGGGACGATGGATCATTTGAAGGTCGTCGTCGTCTCGTCGCACTTTTCCGGGAAGTCGCTTCTGGACCGGCACCGCATGATTTACCAGGCCTTGGATGCTCCACTCAAAGACGGCCGCATCCACGCGCTCGAATTGACGGCAAAGACCCCGGACGAGCAATAA
- a CDS encoding AI-2E family transporter yields the protein MTIDKGFCNVRTALDTRLPIVSRQQIFALVFFGILLFLLYQLALMFRPFLLAMVWATILAHLMFPLHTRLTAKLGGRVSLAAGLLTFGIMLLGVLPLVWTGIVIVREAAASEVAIREWVASGGLERLPQELEQLPLIGRLMGRVVARLGQDVEGNLGDALISSANTMSQFLVGSLTGFVRNVFAFVANTLIMIVTLFFFFRDGRELVAGLYDLVPLDASHKAKIFSRLDQTMRAVVKGVVVTAIVQGVLAGLAYLALGAPMPVGLTALTTILAPLPFGGTALVWVPLGMWLLWAGPTWKGVALLLWGGGVVSTVDQFLRPMLIGQEAKIPVFLLIFSVLGGLSVYGVIGVFLGPIVVALLLTALQIYREEYQGAPPAAATPAA from the coding sequence GTGACAATCGACAAGGGTTTTTGTAATGTACGTACTGCCTTGGATACGCGACTCCCCATAGTCTCACGCCAACAAATCTTCGCGCTGGTCTTTTTCGGCATCCTCCTGTTCCTGCTCTATCAACTGGCGCTCATGTTTCGGCCCTTTCTACTCGCGATGGTATGGGCCACGATCCTCGCGCATCTGATGTTTCCGCTTCATACGCGGCTGACCGCCAAACTGGGCGGGCGGGTCTCGCTCGCAGCCGGTCTGTTGACCTTCGGCATCATGCTGCTGGGGGTCTTGCCGCTTGTCTGGACGGGAATCGTCATCGTGCGCGAAGCTGCAGCGTCGGAAGTGGCGATTCGTGAGTGGGTCGCCAGCGGAGGGCTGGAGCGTCTTCCTCAGGAACTGGAGCAGTTGCCCTTGATCGGCAGACTGATGGGGCGAGTGGTGGCTCGGCTGGGACAGGACGTGGAAGGCAACCTCGGCGATGCGCTGATCTCCAGCGCTAATACCATGAGTCAATTCCTGGTCGGCAGCCTGACGGGGTTCGTGAGGAACGTGTTCGCATTCGTGGCCAATACGCTGATCATGATCGTGACGCTGTTCTTCTTTTTCCGTGATGGACGCGAATTGGTTGCCGGCTTGTACGATTTGGTCCCGCTCGATGCATCGCACAAGGCCAAGATCTTTTCCAGACTGGACCAGACGATGCGCGCGGTCGTCAAGGGGGTGGTGGTGACCGCGATCGTACAGGGGGTGCTCGCGGGGTTAGCGTATCTCGCGCTCGGTGCACCGATGCCGGTCGGGCTCACCGCCCTCACGACGATCCTCGCTCCGTTACCGTTTGGAGGGACTGCTCTGGTGTGGGTTCCCCTTGGGATGTGGCTCTTGTGGGCCGGGCCCACCTGGAAGGGAGTGGCCTTACTGTTGTGGGGCGGCGGCGTCGTGTCGACGGTCGATCAGTTCCTCCGACCCATGCTCATCGGGCAAGAGGCAAAGATACCGGTCTTTCTGTTGATCTTCAGCGTACTCGGTGGCCTGTCCGTCTACGGTGTGATCGGAGTCTTCCTGGGGCCGATTGTCGTGGCCCTGCTCCTCACGGCCCTGCAGATCTATCGCGAAGAATACCAGGGCGCGCCGCCCGCCGCCGCAACTCCCGCCGCGTAA
- a CDS encoding peptidyl-prolyl cis-trans isomerase: protein MVVSEGLVVSVEYTLRLDDSALVESNVGEAPMTYTHGKQEIISGLERGLEGMRIGEVKRVTVAPQDGYGDIQPEGRFEVSKSRIPDEALRVGVSLQGEGPDGQAVFPRVAEVKDETVVLDLNHPLAGKTLHFDVKVLDIQPSS, encoded by the coding sequence ATGGTTGTTTCGGAGGGGCTAGTCGTATCGGTGGAGTATACGCTTCGGCTCGACGATTCGGCTTTGGTCGAATCGAATGTCGGCGAAGCCCCCATGACCTACACGCATGGGAAGCAGGAGATTATTTCCGGGCTTGAGCGTGGACTGGAGGGCATGCGGATCGGTGAGGTGAAGCGGGTGACGGTCGCCCCACAGGACGGTTATGGGGACATTCAGCCAGAGGGGCGTTTTGAGGTATCGAAGTCTCGCATTCCCGACGAGGCGTTGCGAGTGGGGGTCAGCTTGCAGGGCGAGGGGCCCGATGGGCAGGCGGTGTTTCCAAGAGTGGCAGAGGTGAAGGACGAGACTGTGGTCTTGGATCTGAATCATCCTCTTGCCGGCAAGACCCTGCATTTCGACGTTAAGGTCCTCGATATTCAGCCTTCGAGCTAA
- a CDS encoding glutaredoxin — MTDPIQQEIEQEIKAHKILVYGKGTKQMPMCGFTRETMQFFDRYGYPYEVVDVLSQPAKREALTKMTNWPTLPKVFIDGQFYGDTDILDPMAAKGEMEPLLKKAFGQ; from the coding sequence ATGACAGATCCAATCCAGCAAGAGATCGAGCAAGAGATCAAAGCCCACAAGATCTTGGTCTATGGCAAGGGAACCAAGCAGATGCCGATGTGTGGTTTTACGCGGGAAACTATGCAGTTCTTCGACCGGTACGGATATCCTTATGAAGTGGTGGATGTGCTGTCGCAACCCGCCAAACGTGAAGCACTCACGAAAATGACGAATTGGCCGACCTTGCCGAAAGTCTTTATCGACGGACAGTTCTACGGGGACACGGACATTCTCGATCCCATGGCAGCCAAGGGTGAAATGGAGCCGCTGCTGAAGAAGGCGTTCGGCCAATAG
- a CDS encoding MucD codes for MRRRSITARSLRTWAATALLAVIWCTGCTESPSPSNAEAPTSPGPDFPKASAKPVSSTSGLLAANDTFIAVAKMAQASVVNIASSRKFKEESQQFGNPFDDPFFRRFFGDEFEKRFRQPKERQEQGMGSGVIVTSDGYILTNNHVVDKADEIKVVLNDKRSFTGKVIGTDPKTDVAVIKIDAKDLPTLIMADSSQLQVGEIVLAVGNPFGLNQTVTMGIISAVGRAHMGIVDYEDFIQTDAAINPGNSGGALVNLKGELIGINTAIFSRSGGNMGIGFAIPSNMAKSVMTSLVKFGKVVRGWLGVSIQELTPELAKEFGASDTKGALVADVLEGSPAAKAKLQRGDVITSYNGTAVKDPSHLRSLVADTAPDTSVTVTVFREKQKKEVKVTIAELPKDLAKASRESGPGSAKGEHALAGVTVEENKERGGRGKGAVVVSEIEPDSAAERAGLRAGDVILEINRKPVHSVADFDKLAGQLGAKSPALLLITRGNATIFMSVAP; via the coding sequence ATGCGACGACGATCGATCACCGCGCGCTCGCTTCGAACCTGGGCGGCAACGGCACTACTCGCGGTCATATGGTGTACGGGGTGCACGGAGTCCCCCAGCCCATCCAATGCGGAAGCGCCCACATCCCCGGGGCCGGACTTCCCCAAAGCATCCGCGAAGCCCGTCAGTTCCACCAGTGGGCTCCTGGCCGCCAACGACACGTTCATCGCCGTCGCCAAGATGGCGCAAGCGTCTGTCGTCAATATCGCGTCCTCGCGCAAATTCAAGGAAGAATCGCAACAGTTCGGCAATCCGTTCGACGATCCGTTCTTTCGCCGATTCTTCGGAGACGAGTTCGAGAAGCGCTTCCGGCAACCGAAGGAGCGACAGGAACAGGGAATGGGGTCCGGGGTCATTGTGACCTCCGATGGATACATCCTGACCAACAATCACGTCGTCGATAAAGCGGACGAAATCAAGGTCGTCCTCAACGACAAGCGCAGCTTCACCGGGAAGGTCATCGGCACCGATCCCAAGACCGACGTGGCCGTCATCAAGATCGACGCCAAGGATCTCCCAACCCTGATCATGGCCGATTCGAGTCAGCTGCAGGTCGGCGAAATCGTCCTGGCCGTCGGGAACCCTTTCGGACTCAATCAGACCGTCACGATGGGTATCATCAGCGCCGTGGGCCGGGCGCATATGGGCATCGTCGACTACGAGGACTTCATCCAAACCGACGCCGCCATCAACCCAGGCAATTCGGGCGGCGCCCTAGTGAATCTCAAGGGCGAACTCATCGGCATCAACACCGCCATCTTCTCTCGCAGTGGAGGGAATATGGGCATCGGCTTTGCCATTCCCAGTAACATGGCAAAGAGTGTCATGACGAGCCTTGTCAAATTTGGCAAGGTCGTACGCGGCTGGCTGGGTGTTTCGATTCAAGAGCTCACGCCGGAATTGGCAAAAGAATTCGGCGCCTCCGATACCAAAGGGGCGCTCGTCGCGGACGTCTTGGAAGGAAGTCCGGCGGCGAAGGCAAAACTTCAGCGCGGGGACGTGATTACGTCTTATAACGGCACTGCTGTCAAGGATCCAAGCCACTTACGCAGCCTTGTGGCCGACACGGCGCCCGACACCAGCGTGACGGTGACGGTATTCCGCGAGAAACAGAAGAAAGAAGTCAAGGTGACCATCGCGGAACTCCCGAAGGATTTGGCGAAAGCCTCCCGCGAGAGCGGGCCAGGCAGCGCGAAAGGCGAACATGCGTTGGCTGGCGTCACCGTCGAAGAGAACAAGGAACGCGGAGGCCGCGGTAAGGGCGCTGTGGTCGTCAGTGAAATCGAGCCCGATTCGGCCGCTGAGCGGGCGGGCCTTCGAGCCGGAGACGTGATCTTGGAAATCAACCGCAAGCCGGTGCACTCGGTGGCCGACTTTGACAAGCTCGCGGGGCAGCTGGGAGCAAAATCGCCAGCGCTGCTGTTGATCACCCGTGGAAACGCGACGATTTTTATGTCGGTTGCTCCATAA
- the pcm gene encoding protein-L-isoaspartate O-methyltransferase: MRHVPRHRFVPDRYADLAYHDEPLPIGFEQTISQPSLVALMTEALSLKKTDKVLEVGTGSGYQAAILAELAGEVLTIEIVEPLARQAEATLTDLGYRNIRVRVGDGHTGWPEKAPYDAIMVTAAPEHVPQPLLDQLAVGGKLIIPVGRRFQTLELYRRTSEGYDRHAITQVTFVPLVRGDRER; this comes from the coding sequence ATGCGGCACGTGCCACGTCACCGCTTCGTGCCGGATCGATATGCCGATCTGGCCTATCACGATGAGCCACTCCCGATCGGCTTCGAGCAAACCATTTCACAGCCATCGTTGGTCGCTCTGATGACGGAAGCGCTGTCGCTGAAAAAAACCGACAAGGTGCTGGAGGTGGGAACCGGTTCTGGATATCAAGCTGCCATCCTGGCCGAACTGGCCGGTGAGGTATTGACGATCGAAATCGTGGAACCGCTCGCCCGACAGGCGGAAGCGACGTTGACGGATCTAGGCTATCGGAACATTCGGGTGCGCGTCGGCGACGGACATACAGGCTGGCCTGAGAAAGCGCCCTACGATGCCATCATGGTGACGGCTGCCCCGGAGCATGTCCCGCAGCCATTGCTGGATCAATTGGCCGTCGGAGGGAAACTGATTATTCCGGTCGGCCGCCGGTTTCAGACACTCGAATTATATCGCCGAACCTCGGAAGGCTACGACCGGCACGCGATTACTCAAGTGACCTTCGTACCATTGGTCCGTGGGGACCGCGAGCGATAG
- the ytbE gene encoding D-xylose reductase III, with protein MSLVAYNQVSVPSFMYGTAWKKEATTVLVEQAVEAGFTAIDTANQLVHYDEGRVGEALSALAKRGVPRDRLFLQTKFTPLDGQDHRTPYDARAPLATQVAQSFESSLAHLHTDTVDSYVLHGPYSRRGLGREDWEVWGAIEAIYESGRVRMIGISNVSAEQLETLCAKAKHKPMVVQNRCYAAWGWDRQVRAICRAHGIIYQGFSLLTANREVFVDPEIRAMAARHGTGLAQIVFRFAMQVGMLPLTGTTNPQHMRDDLQCDRFTLSPEEVGRIESIGL; from the coding sequence ATGTCATTGGTGGCATACAATCAGGTTTCCGTTCCCTCGTTCATGTACGGCACGGCCTGGAAAAAGGAGGCGACGACTGTTCTGGTCGAGCAGGCTGTGGAAGCGGGGTTTACCGCGATCGATACGGCGAATCAGCTCGTCCACTACGATGAGGGACGCGTTGGCGAGGCGTTGAGTGCCCTCGCGAAGCGCGGTGTTCCACGAGACCGTTTGTTTCTACAAACCAAGTTTACCCCTCTTGATGGACAGGATCACAGAACGCCCTACGACGCGCGGGCTCCTCTGGCGACGCAGGTGGCTCAATCGTTCGAGAGCTCGCTCGCGCATCTGCACACCGATACCGTGGATTCGTATGTACTGCATGGGCCCTACAGCCGTCGTGGACTGGGTCGGGAGGATTGGGAGGTGTGGGGGGCGATCGAGGCGATCTATGAATCAGGAAGGGTCCGTATGATCGGTATCAGTAATGTCTCCGCGGAACAACTCGAGACGCTGTGTGCGAAGGCGAAGCACAAGCCGATGGTGGTCCAAAATCGGTGTTATGCGGCGTGGGGATGGGACCGGCAGGTTCGCGCGATCTGCCGCGCTCACGGGATTATCTACCAGGGCTTTTCGCTCCTGACCGCCAATCGCGAGGTCTTCGTCGACCCCGAGATCCGTGCCATGGCGGCTCGACACGGGACCGGGTTGGCGCAAATCGTCTTTCGGTTCGCCATGCAAGTTGGGATGTTGCCACTGACAGGCACGACGAATCCGCAGCACATGCGCGACGATCTGCAATGTGACCGGTTTACCTTGTCACCAGAAGAGGTCGGGCGCATCGAGTCGATCGGGCTCTAG